A segment of the Apteryx mantelli isolate bAptMan1 chromosome 13, bAptMan1.hap1, whole genome shotgun sequence genome:
CAGGAGACTGGGGAACATCTCCTTTCTTGGTTAGGGTATGGAGTCTTCAAGGAGGAAGGTCTGTAGGTGATGTGAGGGCAACTTACAGCCCTCTGCGTAGGGGTGTTTGGTGCTTGAGTGATTGCTGTTGGCATGGGTTGGAGTCCTTTTACGGGCAGTTTTCTCCAAGCCCTTTTAGGTTGATGGGCATGGCTTTACTGTGGTTTAGCAAGCCTTAATGTAGAGCAGCACAAGGTAACAGTGATCAGAAACTGTGGAGACCTCgttgctgctgtactgcccgtgGTGCAAAAGCCAGACTGTCTTAATTGAAGTTTTGCCTTGTGGGCCCCTGAGGGTCTGATGATAGTGGAAGtgctgccctggctctgcctCCAGCTGGACAGTGGGGGCCTTTCTGTGTCATACCTGCATGTATGTTGCTGCTTCAGTATTCTTGCAAGCAACAGGTTAGTTCTTGGATGTGCTGAATGCTTGCAGTACTTGAACGGACAAAAGCATTTGAATCCTAGGACCACTTTGATACAACACAAAGCAAAGCTGCTGCTTGTGCGTCTTTCAGTTGAGCAGTTAGAAGTGGAGTATCCAGCATAAAAGGCTCTGCAGGCATGAACTGCTCAGAGACAGAAATGAGGTGGTTCTGGAAACAAGCTTGCCCCCAGGCAGGAGCTGGTTTCCAGAGGCAGTTACTTGATGCTTTGAGTCTTGTTGATCGAGCAGTGACAAGCTTCATACACTTAGCCTTTTGGTTGAAGCTCTGAGgggctgtgtgtgcacacacagcttGTCCCCTTTATGGTCATCCAGAGGCAGAAAGGGCCTTAAGTTGAATGGAACAGGTTGAAGCAGTACTAGTTGTGAGGACTTTGCTTTGGCAGTGCTTTTCAAAGCTTGCTTGTGAACTTCTGGACCGGCTTTGGTGTTGAAAAGGGTTCTTGAACTCTTCTAGAACAGACGCAGGAAGGTATTTATAAAACTGCCCTCTGTCTACAAGTGACTCCTCTGTACAGTTCCTCAGCCCAAGTGTGTTGGTGTTTCTAAGCTGCAAGCCTGCACTCTGGTTCATGTGCCCCAAATGGAAGGCTATACAGGCACACAGCGATGCTGAGGGGAGGGCTGTCTGGTGGGCTGCTATGCTCTCTCTGGCTGTGCTGGGAGTGGCTCCGGCATGTGTTTGTGGCCctgggatttatttttctctctggctACCAATCTGTGTTGCACCATGAGTCCCAATGTGGATGTGAAGGAGTTCAAGttaaaggctgcagggagagcagactGTCTTTGAGAAGGGGTACAGATTTCTTGTAGGCCCTGTGGAAAGGCAGCCTTTGCCTCCCCTGTGTGACCAACAGggctttcaaagcaaaataaggCAACTCCACCTTTGCATATGCTTTCCTAGGAAAATGCATCCAGTGTTTGCAGGGAGACCCGAGCCCTGAGCGGGAGTCTTCAGAAGGGTTGGCATTTGTTTGCAGTATCAGGTTGTGTGCTGGTACTGATATGATTTCTTGGGTAGCTATAGAAAGCTGTTCCCAAAACACGGGTATTTTCTGGTGGGGCCGTGGCATAGTTGCGTGGCAGCCTTGCGAGAGGAATTACTGGGGCTGTGAACTGAGCAGCAGTGAGTTGCTGTCTGGTCTCCTCTGGGGATCCCAAGTCCTGAAATGTGTCGGAATGCTTTGCTTGGGGACTGAGGCCTGGTGTGACTGGCAGGCTTTCTGAAGGGGAGGACATGTGCGCAAGAGTGCCCTGGGCTGtggtgcagctctctgcctcagctgagCAGAGTTGGCTTTTGTTTGCAGTACAAGTTGTGCAAGGTGAGGAAGATCTTTGTGGGCACCAAAGGAATCCCTCATCTGGTCACCCACGATGCCCGCACCATCCGCTACCCAGACCCCCTCATCAAGGTGAATGATACTATCCAGATTGACCTGGAGACAGGCAAGATCACAGACTTCATCAAGTTTGACACAGGTAGGTCTCACCTCCTCTGTCTGTAAGGTACTGTGTTCTCCAGAGGCATTGCTGGTGGAGAGCAGTGTGGAAGTtagctgcagctgctgggcacCTTCCCTTTGAAGCAGAGATGGCAATGGTGGCAGCCTTGTGAATGGCTTTGTTGTTTCTATGAGGCATCTCCAGCTATAACTGCAGTTGGGATTCCTGTTGGAATGAGGATCTGTCAAGCTACTTGCCCAGTAGTAAAAAAGGCCTTTCCTTGGTGTTCACGCAAGTGATCAAGTGATAGGGAATGTTTTTTATAGGCCTTGGGGCTTCACTGGAGCGTGCCAAGGTTCCCGCAGGATGTAGGCATTAAAAGTTGTGCCCTTGTGTTCTGGTGGCCGCTTTGtgtccctgtgctgctctgcCCATGGCGTTCTTCTGCAGCAGTGCTCCTGAAGGACCCGTGTGGAAGTGGTTCATCTTGGCACCTTGTGCAAACTCTTGTCTCACCAGCCTTTCCTTTGCCTTAGGTAACCTGTGCATGGTGACTGGTGGTGCCAACTTGTGCCGTATTGGTGTGATCACCAACCGGGAGAGACATCCTGGCTCATTTGGTGTGGTTCATGTGAAGGATGCCAATGGCAATAGCTTTGCCACCAGACTCTCCAACATCTTTGTTATTGGCAAAGTAAGTGTGCACAAACAAAAGGAGGATTGGTCCCCTCCTGTTGTTGGGGGCTGCTGGCTGAAGATGGGAGTTGTTCCTGTCTTCTGTAGACAAATGCCTTCCCACTCTGGATGCCTGCAGAGTGAAGCTCCAGTTGTGGCATCAGCCCTGGCTCTGTTGCCTGTGGTTCTGTCTTCTGCAGGCTGATGGGTCTGGGAAGGGGAGGTTGCTGTAAATTTAGAAGGGATGGCGATGTTTTCAAGAAAAAGCCGTGTGGCTTTTTAAAGCACGTTAAAGTTTGGAACTGTGCCTTTCAGGTGGTGATGCAGTCTTGGCAATGACTCGAACTGAGAGTCCCGAGAGGCCTTTTCCTAAGACTTCTTCTGTTGCCACCCTTTGTGGCCTCTTTTGTTCAGGCTCTGAAAGGGCTGTTTTGGTTTTAGCTAAAATGCCTTCCTCAGGGATGTAAATAAAGCAGTAGTAGACTTTTACACTGCAGTTCCCCACTGGGCTTCTATTGGGCAAATGATGTGGCTATTTCTGTCTGGCCAAGCTCCAGGAGGATCAggattttgctcctttttctccctgggaGGGCAAGCTCTGTTCCTCTCTGGGTTTCTTGGTATGATGTGTTGTCTTCTTCCTTGCTTCAGGGCAACAAGCCTTGGATCTCCCTGCCCCGTGGAAAGGGGATCCGCCTGACCATTGCTGAAGAGAGAGACAAGAGACTGGCAGCCAAGCAGAGCAGTGGGTAACTCCAGCTTAGGCGCAGCAGCAGACCTTTCTATTTGTCAATTAAACTGTTTACCAAACTGAAGTTTGTAGGTGTTGTCCTTCCTCTGCACTGAGTCTTGTTCAGTCTCGGTCTGAGAGCTGACTACTCTGCTGGCCTCCAGGGACAGACCTCTCCCTCCTGTTCGGTCCTGGAGGCTTGTGCTCCATCGGCTATAGTCCCAACCATGGATGCTGTCTGGAAAGACATGTTGGCAATGCTATGACTCTTTGCAGGAGGTCTGTCCCTTCCAAACAGAAAGGATTTATTTGGGAATGACTGGCTGCTTTTGCATGGGTGCTGGGCcccagtggggaaaaaatatcaGGAGGTGTAACCCAACTGGCTTGAGGTGGTGGCAGAAACCCTATTTGCCCTGCTGTTGCATTgctgcctctgcctgtgggcagaaCCAAGGGGCTAAAGCTATGGAAGGGGCTCAGACCTCACATGGCAGCAGAAGGGTTGCGGGGGACTCAAGTATGGCGAGTCCGAAGGGACAAAGCACCTGGCGTGTTTTGTCCATTGTTGCCgggagtggggggtggggggggggccttcCTACTGTGGGCTGTCAGTAACATTAGGCTAGGCTGGTCCTGAGCTTTGCTGGGGGATTCCTTAGCTCGCAGCTTACCTGGGGAGGGATGGAAACCCAGAAGTGCTGGGAGGGAGGCTGTGAGAAGTGAGCAGCAAGACAGTGCAGACTCACAGGCCTGGATGGctgaagagcagaatttggccctgaaGGGCCAAGTGGCCCAGGACTATGATCTCCAAGGAGCACTTCTTCAGGCCTGCGGACAGTGAGGCATCAGCACTGGTAGAGGAAGATCAAGGTGAGAAGCATTGCAACTGGAGGGACAGGAGTCTGTGAAAGCAGGCAGGATGCAGCTGAAGGTGCATGGGGAAGCTGgctaatgtcattgcaaggccccTTTGTGTGATCTCTGAAAGGTCCTGGCGATCTGAGGAGGTTCTTCggggctggagaaaggcaaatgtcacagacatcttccagaagggcaagaaagaggatggGAGGAACTAGAGCCTGCGCAGTCTGACATCAATCCCtgagaaggtgatggagcaaatcctcctgggagctgtctCCAGAGAAACGATGGCCGTGAACAGGCTTGGGAAGAGCCAGCAGGGATTTACCAAGGGCAAGTGGTTGCCAGGCAGACCCTGACGCCTTCTCTGATTACCTGTGGGGATGAGAGGAAAGTGGTGGAACCTGGTCTTTTGCAAGCTTTCCAGCCCAGTCCTCCACAGCCTCCTTATCACAGAAGAgttgtggttggaagggacccctggagatcatctgacccaaccccctgcttaagcagggtcgcctagagcaggttgcccaggaccgtgttcagttgggttctgaatatctccaaggatggagtctccGCTAACTCTGGGCAACCCATTCCAGTGTTAAACTACCCTCAGAgcaaaaacttcttttcttcttgtatttggaaggaattgCCTTCTGGTTCAGTTGGTGCCTgtagtggtgtccagtgacaggacaagacaCACAGAATAGGCTGGCCTCAttcccttgacaccctcccatcaAGTATTTATGCACACTGAAAAAATCCTCCCTggaccttctccaggctgaagagtcccctAGAGGGGATGCCTCAccttccttcagctgctggcagcactcttcctggagcagcccaggataccattgacctttTGTTGCAA
Coding sequences within it:
- the LOC136993304 gene encoding small ribosomal subunit protein eS4-like, coding for MTVDAPRPSTGPHKLRECLPLIILLSNRLKYALTGDEVKKICMQRFIKIDGKVRTDITYPAGFMGVISIEKTGEHFRLVYDTKGRFAVHRITAEEAKYKLCKVRKIFVGTKGIPHLVTHDARTIRYPDPLIKVNDTIQIDLETGKITDFIKFDTGNLCMVTGGANLCRIGVITNRERHPGSFGVVHVKDANGNSFATRLSNIFVIGKGNKPWISLPRGKGIRLTIAEERDKRLAAKQSSG